A single Chloroflexota bacterium DNA region contains:
- a CDS encoding NgoMIV family type II restriction endonuclease — translation MSVRQPELKTRDVIESERTYLEKLAALLAQDLDFHGQDSGYASHRFHSFPAKFPPQLPRKFIDGLTRPGDVVLDPIMGSGTTIVEAYLAGRRAAGFDIDPLALLVTRAKVTPLSAERVVHESNRVLCRAQSVEEYVIGFLKPYFDRDGEGIFALPELQDSIRDIHNEDQLDLLTTLIQGRRLRDISDLPFDLVV, via the coding sequence ATGAGCGTTCGTCAACCCGAATTGAAGACTCGTGACGTTATCGAGAGTGAGCGAACATATCTTGAGAAGTTGGCTGCTCTTCTTGCGCAGGACCTGGATTTCCACGGCCAGGACAGCGGGTATGCATCACACCGCTTTCATTCCTTCCCTGCGAAATTCCCCCCGCAGCTACCGCGTAAATTCATCGATGGATTGACCCGACCGGGCGATGTGGTCCTTGACCCGATAATGGGATCTGGGACCACAATTGTCGAGGCTTATCTGGCTGGCCGGCGTGCCGCGGGTTTCGACATCGACCCATTGGCGTTACTGGTCACGCGGGCAAAGGTCACACCGCTGTCAGCCGAACGAGTGGTTCATGAGAGCAACAGGGTATTGTGTCGGGCGCAATCTGTCGAGGAGTACGTGATCGGCTTTCTCAAACCGTACTTCGATCGAGATGGAGAAGGCATTTTCGCGTTGCCTGAGCTTCAGGATTCGATCCGGGACATCCATAATGAAGATCAGCTGGATCTGCTCACCACGTTGATTCAGGGTCGGCGCTTGCGAGACATAAGTGATTTGCCTTTTGATTTAGTCGTATAG
- the hisZ gene encoding ATP phosphoribosyltransferase regulatory subunit, producing the protein MPFSPIQYQNWPLPQGVVDLFFDDAAAKRDLEQELRQLFRTWGYGELIPPTFEYADTLASEGGTQLAEDMYRFVDRDGRTLALRPDLTIPAARVVGTRLFDQPMPLRLCYTGSVFRYEAPQAGRQREFTQAGFELFGAASPEADAEVLALTAGALRLSQVEGFRIVIGQLDFVRGLLGETDASPEYLVELTNAIDRKNLADLEVLVDSLGAAGALRNALLALPRLQGGASVLDEAADFCLNEAMTAALGRLQDIHLLLDGYGLDSVVDYDLGETRGMEYYTGISFKAYAPGLGFAISSGGRYDDLVGHFGPSQPAVGCALWLDRILLVRQRQGRIGPGTRPDLVIAAADNQDCLGLMADLRRGGFQIELELSGRQGNELRQYAAERGIPRSAVCAGDGQVTLYIGETEKNLGIDEVLRETEAW; encoded by the coding sequence TTGCCTTTCTCCCCGATCCAATATCAGAACTGGCCGCTGCCCCAAGGGGTTGTCGATCTCTTTTTCGACGACGCGGCCGCAAAAAGGGATCTGGAACAGGAACTGCGCCAGTTATTCCGAACCTGGGGCTATGGCGAACTGATCCCGCCCACCTTCGAATATGCCGACACGCTGGCATCGGAAGGAGGTACGCAGCTTGCCGAGGATATGTACCGCTTCGTCGACCGGGATGGCCGTACCCTGGCCCTCAGGCCCGACCTGACGATACCCGCTGCCCGGGTTGTAGGTACCCGCCTGTTTGACCAGCCAATGCCCCTGCGCCTGTGTTACACCGGTTCGGTATTCCGATATGAAGCCCCGCAGGCGGGCCGGCAAAGGGAGTTCACACAGGCCGGCTTCGAATTGTTCGGCGCTGCATCACCGGAAGCCGATGCCGAGGTGCTTGCCCTGACCGCTGGGGCCCTCAGACTGTCTCAGGTCGAGGGTTTTCGGATAGTGATCGGTCAACTTGACTTTGTCCGAGGCCTGTTGGGAGAAACGGACGCCTCCCCCGAATACCTTGTCGAGCTGACAAATGCCATCGACCGCAAAAACCTGGCCGACCTGGAGGTTCTTGTGGACTCGCTGGGGGCTGCCGGGGCACTTCGAAACGCGCTGTTGGCGCTTCCCCGGCTCCAGGGTGGGGCTTCCGTGCTGGACGAGGCTGCGGATTTCTGCCTTAACGAAGCTATGACCGCAGCGCTGGGTCGCCTGCAGGATATCCACTTGCTTCTGGACGGCTACGGGCTGGATTCAGTGGTCGATTACGATCTGGGCGAGACGCGCGGCATGGAATACTACACTGGCATCAGTTTCAAGGCTTATGCACCGGGCCTCGGCTTTGCCATTTCCTCAGGTGGTCGCTACGATGATCTGGTCGGGCACTTCGGGCCATCACAACCGGCAGTGGGTTGCGCACTGTGGCTGGATCGCATTCTGCTGGTTCGCCAGCGCCAGGGCAGAATCGGACCAGGCACCCGACCTGATCTGGTGATCGCTGCTGCTGATAACCAGGACTGCCTGGGTCTCATGGCTGATCTGAGGCGCGGGGGTTTCCAGATCGAGCTGGAATTGTCAGGGCGGCAAGGGAACGAGCTGCGCCAATATGCCGCCGAGCGGGGAATCCCGCGTAGCGCCGTTTGCGCGGGCGACGGACAGGTGACCCTTTACATCGGTGAAACGGAAAAGAACCTTGGGATCGACGAGGTCTTGCGGGAGACCGAAGCATGGTAG
- the hisG gene encoding ATP phosphoribosyltransferase, whose product MVDSPAGSPMEGKPEVGRSAARLVVALPKGRLLDEALDSLTRAGYGLNAGENGRRLVVPSSDARVSYILAKPADVPVYVENGAADLGIVGLDVLRESQRDVLEPLQLPFGHCRLVVAGPALRSERPLRLEPNPRVATKFPVLTEAFFRQRGISAEIIQLSGSVELAPLVDLADLIVDLVQTGRTLRDNGLVELRIILESQAMLIANRAAWRLKATGMAAFVSALRDSVNPLQAIQESSGMGR is encoded by the coding sequence ATGGTAGATTCGCCGGCCGGTTCTCCAATGGAAGGAAAGCCGGAGGTCGGTCGATCGGCCGCGCGGTTGGTGGTTGCTCTGCCGAAAGGACGACTGCTCGACGAGGCGCTCGACAGCCTCACCCGGGCCGGCTATGGTCTGAATGCCGGGGAAAACGGACGTCGACTGGTCGTACCATCCTCAGATGCCCGTGTCAGTTACATATTGGCAAAACCTGCCGATGTCCCGGTGTATGTGGAGAATGGCGCGGCCGATCTGGGCATCGTTGGATTGGATGTTCTTCGTGAGAGCCAACGGGATGTTCTGGAGCCCCTGCAACTTCCCTTCGGGCATTGCCGGCTGGTGGTGGCAGGCCCGGCGCTTCGCTCGGAACGCCCCCTGCGTCTGGAGCCAAACCCGCGGGTGGCCACGAAATTCCCCGTGCTCACGGAGGCATTTTTCCGTCAGCGGGGCATCAGTGCCGAGATCATCCAGCTTTCGGGCTCTGTGGAGCTTGCTCCATTGGTGGATCTGGCAGATTTGATTGTGGATCTGGTCCAGACGGGTCGTACTCTGCGGGACAATGGGCTGGTGGAGTTGCGGATCATCCTGGAGAGCCAGGCCATGTTGATCGCCAATCGCGCTGCCTGGCGATTGAAGGCCACCGGGATGGCCGCCTTCGTTTCAGCGCTTCGGGATTCGGTCAACCCTTTGCAGGCAATCCAGGAATCGTCCGGTATGGGCCGTTGA
- the hisA gene encoding 1-(5-phosphoribosyl)-5-[(5-phosphoribosylamino)methylideneamino]imidazole-4-carboxamide isomerase codes for MIVFPAIDLRQGRCVRLKQGDPDAETLFSNDPVAIARQWAAAGAQWLHVVNLDGAIGDQKHDAPNLVRLQEIGRAVSLPIQFGGGLRTLDDVNHALALGAARVVLGTAAVQNPELLSAAIERFGPQAVVVGLDARNGVVATHGWQQSSGRDVVDLARLMADRGVERVVYTDIARDGMLSGVDSKGTARLADECGLKVIASGGVRDMEDIRRLQALEARGIEGVIVGQALYTGALALPDALRVADGFQKTAASDTATLRLRSNCAGKTDHSVP; via the coding sequence ATGATCGTATTTCCCGCCATCGATCTCCGGCAAGGCCGGTGCGTTCGGCTCAAACAGGGCGATCCGGATGCCGAAACGCTGTTTTCCAATGATCCCGTGGCTATCGCCCGGCAGTGGGCCGCGGCGGGAGCCCAATGGCTGCACGTGGTCAACCTGGATGGCGCAATTGGCGATCAGAAGCATGATGCACCGAATCTGGTGCGGCTCCAGGAGATTGGGCGGGCAGTCAGTCTTCCGATTCAGTTTGGCGGTGGCTTGCGCACGCTGGATGATGTGAACCATGCGTTGGCCCTGGGAGCTGCAAGGGTAGTTCTGGGTACCGCCGCGGTCCAGAACCCGGAATTGCTTTCTGCTGCCATTGAACGATTTGGGCCGCAGGCAGTGGTAGTCGGTTTGGATGCCAGGAACGGGGTAGTTGCGACCCATGGCTGGCAGCAGAGCAGCGGCCGGGATGTCGTTGACCTGGCGCGGCTGATGGCAGATCGGGGCGTGGAGCGGGTCGTCTATACCGATATTGCCAGGGACGGCATGTTGAGCGGCGTGGACAGCAAAGGCACAGCTCGCCTGGCTGATGAGTGTGGACTCAAGGTGATTGCCAGTGGTGGGGTGCGCGATATGGAGGACATCCGTCGTCTGCAGGCGTTGGAAGCGCGTGGCATCGAGGGCGTCATCGTGGGGCAGGCCCTGTATACCGGCGCCCTGGCTCTGCCTGATGCGCTGCGGGTGGCGGACGGCTTCCAGAAGACCGCGGCCAGCGACACGGCGACGCTGCGACTAAGGAGCAATTGTGCTGGCAAAACGGATCATTCCGTGCCTTGA
- the hisF gene encoding imidazole glycerol phosphate synthase subunit HisF, with amino-acid sequence MLAKRIIPCLDIKDGRVVKGISFVNLRDAGDPVEQAKIYDAEGADELVFLDITASHEHRDIVLDMVRTVADQVFIPFTVGGGVRTVEDMRAILLAGADKVSINSAAVRNPQVVAAGAREFGSQCVVVAIDAKHRWAGRWEVYVNGGRIPVGLDAVDWARQVAELGAGEILLTSMDADGTQAGYDVELTRTVAETVPIPVIASGGAGSTEHFRAALAEGRADAALAATLFHYRQLSIGEVKDYLAMHDVPVRRVI; translated from the coding sequence GTGCTGGCAAAACGGATCATTCCGTGCCTTGACATAAAAGACGGTCGCGTTGTCAAAGGGATCAGTTTCGTCAACCTGCGGGATGCTGGCGATCCCGTGGAGCAGGCCAAGATCTATGACGCCGAGGGTGCGGACGAACTGGTTTTTCTCGATATCACGGCCAGTCATGAGCATAGAGACATCGTTCTGGACATGGTACGGACTGTGGCGGACCAGGTGTTCATCCCATTCACCGTCGGAGGTGGGGTGCGAACTGTTGAAGATATGCGGGCCATCTTGTTGGCCGGTGCCGACAAGGTAAGTATCAACTCGGCGGCGGTCCGCAATCCCCAGGTGGTCGCGGCTGGCGCGCGCGAGTTCGGTAGCCAGTGTGTAGTGGTTGCTATCGACGCCAAACACCGCTGGGCGGGGAGGTGGGAGGTGTATGTGAATGGCGGCCGGATTCCTGTTGGCCTTGATGCGGTCGATTGGGCCCGCCAGGTTGCCGAATTGGGGGCGGGTGAGATTTTGCTGACGAGCATGGATGCCGATGGCACCCAGGCCGGCTATGATGTCGAACTGACCAGGACTGTGGCGGAAACGGTGCCCATTCCCGTCATCGCTTCCGGTGGGGCCGGTTCGACCGAACATTTCCGGGCTGCCCTGGCCGAGGGGCGCGCCGATGCCGCGCTGGCCGCCACCCTGTTTCATTATCGCCAGCTGAGCATCGGAGAGGTAAAGGACTATCTGGCAATGCATGATGTCCCGGTCCGGCGGGTAATTTGA
- the hisI gene encoding phosphoribosyl-AMP cyclohydrolase, whose product MNGFEDLRWDSNGLIPALVQDANNLQVLMVAYMNREALTLTLQTGNVHFWSRSRQELWRKGATSGNVMVLSELWYDCDGDAILVQVWPQGPACHTGEVSCFFRQLSLRDFEDGPVGGRGVGEPVWEIGWPAQAAEGDA is encoded by the coding sequence ATGAATGGCTTTGAAGATCTGCGCTGGGATAGCAACGGTCTGATTCCAGCTTTGGTACAGGACGCCAACAACCTGCAGGTATTGATGGTAGCCTACATGAACAGGGAAGCCCTGACGTTGACGCTGCAGACGGGCAATGTTCACTTCTGGAGCCGTAGCCGTCAGGAGCTATGGCGCAAGGGGGCTACCTCAGGCAACGTCATGGTTCTCTCTGAACTGTGGTACGATTGTGATGGCGACGCGATACTCGTGCAGGTCTGGCCTCAGGGTCCAGCCTGCCATACCGGCGAAGTCAGCTGTTTCTTCCGTCAATTGTCCCTTCGTGATTTTGAAGATGGGCCGGTTGGCGGCCGAGGCGTTGGTGAACCGGTATGGGAAATCGGGTGGCCTGCCCAGGCCGCCGAAGGGGACGCGTAG
- the hisE gene encoding phosphoribosyl-ATP diphosphatase, with amino-acid sequence MSDVLLELSSVLEKRKRELPEGSYTAYLMTAGENEILKKLGEEAVEVILAAKDEGDERVIYEMADLIYHALVLLVDRELSWQDVEIELQRRYS; translated from the coding sequence GTGAGTGATGTCTTGCTTGAGTTGTCGTCTGTGCTTGAGAAGCGTAAGCGCGAACTGCCCGAAGGCTCCTATACAGCCTACTTGATGACTGCCGGTGAAAACGAGATCCTGAAAAAGCTGGGCGAGGAAGCGGTCGAAGTGATTCTGGCTGCCAAGGATGAGGGTGATGAGCGGGTTATCTACGAGATGGCCGATCTGATATATCATGCACTGGTTCTGCTCGTGGACCGGGAGCTCTCCTGGCAGGATGTCGAGATCGAATTGCAGCGTCGTTATTCGTAA
- a CDS encoding adenylosuccinate synthase: protein MAVTAVVGAQWGDEGKGRIIDYLAQDADMVIRFQGGDNAGHTVMNSYGTFKLHLIPSGIFNPKTQCIVGTATVVNLATLLEEMADLENAGINLDNLWLSDRAQMLMPYHRLLDGLQERARGRSAIGTTGRGIGPAYSDKSARWGLRLGDLHHPEWLRDRLEQVVERKNLTLEHYGASTVDVDDLYALCMAWREELGDRIVDIYPMVRQAVEGDQSVLLEGQLGVMRDIDWGIYPYVTSSNPTAAFAAAGAGLPASKISRAVGVVKAYSTCVGAGPFPVELFDETGARIREIGTEYGATTGRPRRVGWFDGVAIDYAAWLNGFTDLAVTKLDVLDALPELKICIGYKLGDEILRHVPDTATLEMVTPIYETWTGWQEPTTGCRSWDDLPEKARSYLRRIEELAGVSISWVSVGPEREEMFSV from the coding sequence ATGGCTGTAACCGCAGTAGTTGGCGCTCAGTGGGGTGATGAGGGAAAAGGACGGATTATTGACTACCTGGCCCAGGACGCGGACATGGTGATCCGCTTTCAAGGGGGAGACAACGCCGGGCATACGGTCATGAATTCCTACGGAACGTTCAAGTTGCACCTGATACCATCGGGTATTTTTAACCCGAAAACCCAATGCATTGTGGGAACGGCGACGGTGGTGAACCTGGCCACGCTTTTGGAGGAGATGGCGGATTTAGAAAATGCCGGCATAAACCTTGACAACCTCTGGCTCTCAGACAGGGCGCAGATGTTGATGCCCTATCATCGCCTCCTTGACGGGCTACAGGAAAGGGCCAGAGGTAGGTCGGCCATTGGTACCACCGGCCGCGGCATAGGACCGGCCTACAGTGATAAATCGGCCCGCTGGGGTCTCCGTCTGGGCGACCTGCATCATCCCGAATGGTTGCGAGACCGACTGGAACAGGTGGTTGAGCGAAAGAATCTGACCCTCGAACATTACGGCGCTTCCACGGTCGACGTGGACGACCTGTACGCCCTGTGTATGGCATGGCGTGAGGAGCTGGGCGATCGCATTGTGGATATCTATCCCATGGTGCGCCAGGCGGTCGAGGGTGATCAATCGGTCTTGCTGGAAGGCCAGCTGGGAGTGATGCGGGATATCGACTGGGGCATCTATCCCTATGTGACCTCGTCCAATCCGACGGCAGCCTTTGCCGCAGCAGGCGCCGGGCTGCCGGCCAGCAAGATCAGCCGGGCAGTTGGTGTGGTCAAGGCCTATTCGACGTGCGTGGGCGCGGGCCCCTTCCCTGTGGAACTGTTCGACGAGACCGGAGCCAGGATCCGGGAGATCGGTACGGAGTATGGCGCGACCACCGGGCGACCCCGTCGAGTCGGCTGGTTTGATGGCGTCGCCATCGATTATGCGGCCTGGCTAAACGGTTTCACCGATCTGGCGGTTACCAAGCTCGATGTTCTGGACGCATTGCCAGAACTGAAAATCTGTATTGGATACAAGCTGGGCGATGAAATCCTTCGGCACGTTCCGGATACCGCAACCCTTGAGATGGTGACACCGATCTACGAGACGTGGACAGGATGGCAGGAACCGACAACCGGTTGCCGCTCCTGGGATGATCTTCCCGAAAAGGCGCGAAGCTATCTGCGTCGTATCGAGGAGCTGGCCGGGGTGTCCATTAGCTGGGTTTCCGTCGGACCGGAGCGCGAGGAGATGTTTTCTGTCTAA
- the purB gene encoding adenylosuccinate lyase, giving the protein MTSFDHSTYLSPLTWRYGSDAMRAIWSERNKRLLLRRFWVALATAQHEAGLVSAGQLADLQAHQDQVDLDRAAAIEAEIKHDLMAEIRTYAEQCATGGGIIHLGATSADALDNVEALRLRESTDLLLERLGGLLTALVQQVERFAGTPAIGFTHLQPAEPTTVGYRLAQYGYDLLLDWRELQRVGAGIRGKGLRGAVGTSASYSQLMLGSSWTPGKLEQRVLELLELEAHSVGTQVYPRKQDWLIVNALAGLGQSIYRMAFDLRLLQAPTLGEWSEPFGAQQVGSSAMPFKRNPINSENMDSLARQLAALPRITWDNAAHSLLERTLDDSANRRMVLPEAFLLADELVQRATQVASGLVVRQDVVARNLESYGVFAATERLLMEAVRAGGDRQELHEVIRKHSLSAWEALRRGEPNPLEESLAEDPDFRALLSRELIRSFLRVDDYVGDAPERALALAAAVRQALNLV; this is encoded by the coding sequence ATGACTTCTTTCGACCACTCCACCTATCTCTCCCCCTTGACCTGGCGCTATGGCTCGGACGCCATGCGTGCTATCTGGTCTGAACGAAATAAGCGTCTCTTGTTACGCCGTTTTTGGGTAGCACTGGCGACTGCTCAGCATGAGGCTGGTTTGGTGAGCGCCGGGCAACTGGCAGATCTGCAAGCGCACCAGGATCAGGTTGACCTCGATCGAGCAGCAGCTATCGAAGCCGAGATCAAACATGACTTGATGGCGGAGATCCGTACCTACGCAGAGCAGTGCGCCACAGGGGGAGGGATAATTCACCTTGGCGCTACCAGTGCTGATGCGTTGGACAACGTGGAGGCTCTACGACTGCGAGAGTCCACCGATCTCTTGTTGGAACGCCTCGGTGGCTTGCTGACGGCGCTGGTTCAACAGGTAGAGCGTTTCGCGGGGACTCCTGCCATCGGGTTTACCCATCTCCAGCCGGCCGAGCCCACGACCGTTGGCTACCGCCTGGCTCAGTACGGCTACGACCTGTTGCTCGATTGGCGGGAACTCCAGCGGGTGGGGGCAGGGATCAGGGGAAAGGGCCTGCGCGGAGCGGTCGGGACATCGGCTTCGTATAGCCAATTAATGTTGGGGAGCAGCTGGACGCCCGGGAAACTGGAGCAGCGGGTACTGGAATTGCTTGAACTTGAGGCTCATTCAGTTGGTACGCAGGTATACCCGCGCAAGCAGGACTGGTTGATCGTCAACGCGCTGGCAGGGTTGGGGCAATCGATCTACCGGATGGCTTTTGACCTGCGCCTGTTGCAGGCGCCGACTCTGGGGGAGTGGAGCGAGCCCTTCGGTGCCCAGCAGGTTGGCAGCAGTGCTATGCCCTTCAAGCGTAACCCCATCAACAGCGAGAATATGGACAGTCTGGCGCGCCAATTGGCGGCTCTTCCCAGAATCACCTGGGACAATGCAGCGCACAGCCTGTTGGAGCGTACCCTGGACGACTCGGCCAACCGCCGCATGGTGTTGCCCGAGGCGTTTTTACTCGCCGACGAGCTGGTGCAGAGAGCCACTCAGGTGGCATCTGGACTGGTCGTTCGGCAAGATGTTGTGGCACGGAATCTGGAAAGCTACGGGGTCTTCGCAGCGACGGAACGCCTGTTGATGGAGGCAGTCCGGGCTGGAGGCGACCGCCAGGAGCTTCATGAGGTGATCCGCAAGCACAGCCTGTCTGCCTGGGAGGCGTTGAGGCGGGGAGAACCCAATCCCCTTGAGGAATCGTTGGCTGAGGATCCTGATTTCAGGGCCTTGCTATCCCGCGAACTCATTCGGTCCTTTCTTCGCGTCGATGATTATGTGGGCGACGCGCCCGAGCGGGCATTGGCCCTTGCGGCCGCGGTTAGACAGGCCCTCAATCTGGTGTAG